In the Chloroflexaceae bacterium genome, GGCCAACCTCCTGGGCGTCGCCCACTATCTGGAGGCGCTGGACTGGCAGCGCGAGTTTATCAAGATCCACGCCTTGCTGGGCGGTAAGAATCCCCATCTCCAGACCTACCTTGTCGGCGGCATGGCCATCCCGGTGGACCCAAACAGCCAGATCGCCATCAACGCTCAGCGCATCGCCCAGATGAAGCAGTGGGCGGCGATGGCGCGCGACTTCGTCGAGCAGGTGTACATCCCCGACCTGCTGGCGATCGCCTCCTTCTATAAAGACTGGGCCAGCATCGGCGGCGGGTTGGGCAACTACCTGACCTACGGCGATTTCCCCCGGAAAACCATAGACCGGCCCGAAGAGTTCTGGATCCCCCGCGGCGTGGTGCTGAACAAGAACCTTGGCGCGCCGCCGTCGGTTATGGAGCAGGAACGAGTCACCGAGTACGTCGCGCACTCGTGGTACACCTACGCCGACGGAGACGACAAGGGCAAGCATCCCTGGCAGGGCGAAACCAGCCCGCGTTACACCGGCCCGAAGCCGCCCTACGAGTTCCTCGATACCAATGGGAAGTACTCCTGGCTCAAGGCGCCGCGCTACAACGACACGCCGATGGAGGTCGGCCCCCTGGCGCGCATGATCGTTTCCTACGCCGCCGGTCATCCCGACGTGCGGGCGACGGTAAACGGGGTGCTCCAGAAGCTCGGCGTCGGGCCCGAGGCGCTCTTCTCGACCCTGGGGCGCGTGGCGGCCCGCGGTATCGAAACCCTGCTGATGACCCGCGAGCTGGACCGGTGGATTGACGAACTGGCGGCCAATATGGCCCGCGGGGATCTGTCCATCCACAACGGCGAGCGCTGGCGCCCGGAGACCTGGCCCAGGGAAGCGGAAGGTTGGGGCTTCATGGAGGCCCCGCGAGGCGCCCTCGGCCACTGGGTGCGGATCAAGAACGGCAAGATCGAGAACTACCAGGCGGTGGTGCCGAGCACCTGGAACGGCTCGCCGCGGGATGCGCGGGGGCAGCCCGGCGCCTATGAAGCCTCGCTCGTGGATACGCCTGTGGCCGACCCCGAGCAGCCCCTGGAGATCCTGCGCACCATCCACTCCTTCGACCCGTGTATCGCCTGCGCCGTCCATGTGTTCAACGGCAACGGGCGTGAATTGACGCGCATCCAGGTGGTGTGAACAAGTTGCATCCAGCAGGCGGGGGCGTGGGGAAACCAGGTTTCCTTACGCCCCTCCAGGAGGGCATATGCGTAGACGCGTGTACGTGTGGGAAGTGCCGGTGCGGCTCACCCACTGGGTCAATGTGGTCTGCATTGTGGTGCTGTCGTTCACCGGCTACTACATCGGCAATCCGTACATTACCGTCAGCGGGCGCGAACCCTACGCTCCCAACTTCATGGGCCTGATGCGCAGCATCCATTTCATTACTGCGTACATCTTCATCGCCAGCATTCTCCTGCGCACGTACTGGGCCTTCCGCGGCAATGCCTGGGCCAGCTGGCGCGGGTTGTTCCCTTTCCTGACCCGTGAAGGGCGCAAAAACATGGGGCACGCCTTGCAGTACTACCTCTTCATCCGCCGTAATCCGCCCGAGGTGGCCGGGCACAATGCCCTTGCAGGCACGACCTATATGATCATCGTGTTCCTGTACCTTCTGATCACTTTCACCGGTCTGGCCCTGTATGGCCTGATGCATCCGGCCAGCATCTGGCGGCCGCTGACGGCGTGGGTCTTCACCATTGTTGACGCCCAGATCCTGCGCCTGACCCACCACCTGATCATGTACCTGCTGATCGCCTTTGCCATTCACCACATCTACAGCGCCTGGCTGGTGGATATGGAAGAAGGCAATGGCCTGATGAGCAGCATTTTCAGCGGCTTCAAGTTCCTGCGCATGGACCAGCAGCCCGACTGGATCGAAAACCGCATGGCGGCGCCTCAGGTCGAACCGCAGACCCGGGCCGCGCCTTCCGAGCGCACAACCGCAGATTAAGAGCCTGTCTGAACAGCCGGGGCGTTCCAGTGAGGATGAGATCCCCGATGTGCAACCCGGAAGGTTGCGCTGTTGCCCGTTCCCGGCGGGGAGGGTCAGGGACGACCAGGGTGCTCCTCCTTCAAAGGTGCGAAGCGGCGCTCGCGCCGCCTTCGCGCCTTTGTGTTGGCGTGCGCTGCGCGGCTTCCGGCGTCTTCCCGGTCGCTGGACTTTAACGTTTTTATCTTTTGTAACTATCTAGACATATAAGCAAGGTTGGCATATAATCGTTACCGTGACCTCGGCCAGCGCCGACGTCCGGGGTATGGCGCCTGGGCTGGCGTTGTTCGATATGAGGAGAGCGTGATGAGTATCAGCACGAGCATGCGAACGAACGATGTGCCCATCATCCAGGTCTATAATGATGGCAGCGGCGCTGCACCGCAGACTCGACACTCACCCCTCCGCGATCCCGCCTCGGTGCGTCCTCTCCGCATTCTCCTGATAACGCCGAAGGGCAAAAAAGAGGAGGACTCCAGCCAGAAGGCGCTCTTCTCAATGGCCATTGGCGTGCTGGTCAGTATAACTCCTCCGCAGCACCACATTGAGCTGGTTGACGAACTCTTCGGCGATCCGATCCCCTACGACGGCGACTACGATCTGGTCGGCATTACCACTCGCACCATGAATGCCAACCGTGCCTACGAGATCGCCGACGCGTTCCGCCGACGCGGTACGCCGGTGGTTCTTGGCGGCGTCCATGTCTCCTTCAATCCTGAAGAGGCCGCTCCCCATGCCGATAGCGTGGTGATCGGCGAGGCGGAAAATCTCTGGGCCCTCCTGTTGCAAGATCTGGCCGACGGCGCGCTCAAGCCGCAGTATAACGCCCGCGACTTTCCGCCGGTCACCGAAGTGCCGGCCATTGATTACGAACGCATTTTCAATGCCAGCAAGCGCGGTCAGGTAGATGCGCGCAAGTCCATCCCGATCTACATGACCCGGGGTTGCCCGTACACCTGCTCGTTCTGCGTCACGCCCAACTTCACCGGGCGCCTCTATCGCATCCAGTCGCCTGAGAAGATCCGCCAGCAGATCGAGACCGCCCGCAGAGTCTGGTTCAAGCCCACGCGTTACGGCTCCAAGCCCTGGTTCATGTTCACCGACGAGAACCTGGGGGTCAATAAACAGCGTCTCTGGGAGATCCTCACTATTCTCGCCGAATGCGACATCAAGTTTAGCAGCTTTATCAGCTTGAAGTTCCTTGACGATCCCAAAACTGTCGAACTGCTTGTCAAGGCCGGCTGCGTGATGGCCCTGGTCGGCTTCGAGTCGATCAATCAGGAGACGCTCAAGGCCTACAACAAAGGCCGCATCAATACCGCCCAGGACTATGCGCGGATCATCCGCAACTGCCGCCGGGCGGGCCTGAACATCCAGGGCAACTTCCTGGTCAACCCCGCGATTGACACTTACGAGGATATGGCCGCCACCGAGAAGTTCGTGCGCGAGAATGCGCTGATGATGCCGATCTATTCTATTCTGACCCCCTACCCCGGCACTCAGCTCTATCGCCAGTACAAGGCCGCCGGTCTGGTGGTTGATGAAGACTGGGATAAGTATACGGCGCATAATCTGGTGGTGCGCTGCGATCGCTACGATCCGCTGGAGTACCAGTTAACGTACATGAAGCATTTTCTGTACATGTACTCCTGGAGCGCAATCGCCCGCCGGGTGCTGCTCAACCGTAATAAGCTGATCAACCTGGTTACGAGCTTGCTGTTCCGCCACAACTTGCAGGACCAGATCAAAAGCATTAAAAGCGGCAAGCGTCTCCCCGTTCCCCAACCCCGGCGTAGCGAATCGGTTTCCGAGGTGGCCCACGAGGTTGGGCAGGGCGCCTGACCGTTGCCCGGGGTTAGCGGGAACCTTGCGCTGAACCCGTGTTGCAGTGGAGTCTCGACGTCGCGGTAGAGCCTGCCTGTGACTGCCCTTCTGTCCGGGTGTGAGTTGTCAGGGGAACGACGAAATGAGCACACTGATCTCACCGGATATGATCGAGGTCGCGCCGCGCCAAATCATTCCCCCCGGTGTACCCCGCAAACGCTGGCTGATCATCCAGCCAAAGAGCGAGACCCCGCTGATGGTCGACTCGGGCAAGGTGAGTATGCCGCTCAATCTGCTCATGGTCGCCACGCTCGTCAGCCGGCACTTCGATGTGGATTTCATTGACGAACGGATTGGCGACCAGGTGCCCGAAGACTTTACCCCTTATGATGTGGTCGCTATCACGTCGCGCACGCTGAACGCCAAAAAGGCCTATGCCATCGCTGATCGGGCCCGCGCCCAGGGGCGGTATGTCATCCTCGGCGGCGTGCATCCGACAATGATGATCGAAGAGGCGGGCGCCCATAGCGATACGGTCGTCTTCGGCGAGATTGAGTCGGTGTATGAGGATCTGGCGGCTGACCTCTACCGGAAGAATGCCAGGCCGGTGTACCGTCCCTCCGACGGCTGGCGCCCGCTCAATGCCTTTGATCGCCCCGATTTCAGCTTCGCCCGGCGCTCGCCCAACAGCAGGCGCTACTCCTTTCGCATCCCCTTGCTCGCCACCAAGGGTTGCCCGGTAGGCTGCAACTTCTGCTGCACGCCACGTATCTATGGCAAGAATTTCCGAGTTCGCGGCGTCGAGCAGGTGATTGAGGAGATCAAGTTCCGTCAGCATGAGGCCGGCAAGCCGAATATTCATATCTCCTTTATGGACGATAATATCTGCTTCAAGCCAGCCTTCGCCGAAGAACTGTTTCATGCCATGGTCGGCCTTGGCGTGAAATGGAACGCTAATATCTCGATGAACTTTCTCGAAAAGCCGCATGTGGCTGAGCTGGCAAAGAACGCCGGCTGCGAGATGCTGAATATCGGCTTTGAGTCGGTTTCTCCTGAAACCATTAAGTACGTTCACAAAGGCTCCAATCGCGTTGGTCGGTATGAGGAGGTTGTAGCTAACGTTCACAAGAATGGCATCGCCATCCAGGGCTACTTTATCTTTGGCTTCGATACCGATACGCTTGACAGCTTCCAGCACACCTACGAGTTCATCATGCGCAACCGGATCGAGTTCCCGGTTTTTACCATCGCCACGCCATTTCCGGGCACTCCCTGGTACGAGGAGATGAAGCCGCGTATTGTCCAGCACGACTGGAACAAGTACGACACCTTCCACTACATGTACGAACCGGCCAGGATCGGTCGCGATGAGTTCCTCAAGGCCTTTATCAAGATCCAGCGTGAGATCTACTCCTGGCCCAACATCCTGAAACGGCTGGGGCCGCGGAAGCCTGACTGGGTCTGGATCGTCAACATCGCCATGCACTACTTCACCCGCCGCATCACTCCCGAGATGTTGCTGTAACCCGGTGATGTGGCGACCCCGGGGCGTCTGGAGCTGTCCATTACCTACAACCTGCCGCTGGCGATTAGTGAGGATGAAAAGCTGAATCCGGCATGCCACGATGATCCTCGCGACAACATCGTCCGCTGCGGGCTAAGGCCCTCGCTCAGGACGTGCAAGCCCCGCGGGGGCTTTTCTGAACTCAGCCAGGGCTTATGATTATTAAGAAATAAAGCCGCTATAGCCCGCGCAGGCGGGCTTCGCAGCGGTAGCCCGCAGCTTAAGCCGCCGGGCTGCCGAGCGAATACCAGTTTATATGCTTAATCTTCATTAGCCCGCAGCGTTCTTCACCATATGCACCTCACCCCTGAAACCGCCCCTTCCTCGGCCCTGGTGCTGGGCCTGGGCAACCTGCTGTTGAGCGACGAGGGCATAGGCGTCCACGTTGTTCAACGCCTAAGCCAGCGCTACCAGGTCCCGGAGCAGGTGCAGATTCTTGATGGCGGCACCCTGGGCCTGGGCTTGCTGCCCTACCTGCAAGGGGTGACCCACCTGCTGGTGATAGACGCAATAGAAGCCGGGCAGCCGCCGGGCGCGGTTGTGCGCCTGGAGGGCGAGGAGATCCCCGCCGCCCTGGCGCATAAGATGTCTATGCATCAGGTTGGCCTGCAGGAACTGCTGGCACTCAGCCAGTTGAGCGGCGACATTCCGGCGCATATCGTTTTGATCGGTGTCCAACCTGCCAGTCTTGAGCCGGGTCTGGAACCCTCACCGTTGATCGCCGCCCTCCTGGATACGCTCGCTGATCGCGTCGCTGGCGAACTGCGCGCCTGGGGGTTCGAGTTGGAGGGACCGACGTTTTGATCTCGGCCTCAAAACGCAGGGGGGAGGGGAAACCTGGTTTCCCCTCCCCCCTGCCGCATGCGACAGCCGTGCCCTCCTGGTTTCCCCGAAGGCGTCATCACCTCCGGATGAGCGGCAAGTACACCAGGCCGGTCGAGCGTATCGTCAGGGTGGCGGCGCCCGAAACCCCGCCGCCGGGCGCGGGATTGACGACGGTGATGCTGGCCGTGCCCGCAGCGGCGATGTCCGACGCCGGGATCTGCGCGGTCAGCTGGGTGGCCGACACGAAGGTCGTGGGCCGATCAGCGCCGTTCCAGCGCACCACTGCGCCGTTGACGAAGTTCGAGCCAGTCACGGTGAGGGTGAAGGCTGGCCCGCCCGCGGTGACCGTGGCCGGTGAAAGGGAGGTGATCGCCGGCACGGGGTTGCTCGCGTTGATGGTGAAGGTGACGCTATTCGATGTTCCACCGCCGGGCGCGGGGTTGACGACGGTGATGCTGGCCGTGCCCGCAGCGGCGATGTCCGACGCCGGGATCTGCGCGGTCAGTTGGGTGGCCGACACGAAGGTCGTGGGCCGATCAGTGTCGTTCCAGCGCACCACTGCGCCGTTGACGAAGTTCGAGCCAGTCACGGTGAGGGTGAAGGCCGGCCCGCCCGCGGTGGCCGACGCGGGTGAAAGGGAGGTAATCGCCGGTGCCGGGTTGTTGATGGTGAAGGTGGACGCGGCTGACTCGACATCCGGGTTAGGATTCAAAACCGTAACGTTGGCCGTGCCTGCAGCGGCGATGTCCGACGCCGGGATCTGCGCGGTCAGTTGGGTGGCCGACACGAACGTGGTGGAACGCGGGGTGCCGTTCCAGCGCACCACCGAGTTGTTAGAGAAGCCCGAGCCGTTCACAGTGAGGGTGAAGGTGTCGCCGCCTGCGGTGGCCGAAGCGGGAGAGAGGGAGGTGATTGCGGGAACGGGGTTGCCGCAGATCACGAATGGCAGTTCGAAGGTGCGGCCAGAAGTCGCTCTGGGGGGGTAATCGGTTCGCACGCTCCACGTGCCAGGTTCACCGCCGGTAAGATTAAGCTGGCGCGCATTGCCGGAAGTGGCATTGGTTGGCGGCGTCCAGGGTCCTCGAAGGTTGTCATCGCCGGTCAACCCATATTCAAGCCAGTAGGTTCCGGGCGCGAGGGTCGTTACGTTGAACGGCCAGGCAAGCGTCAGCGCCATAATCGGGCGGGACTGGTTGTTCGTGTTATCAGACGGAACCCGGTAGACACCTGTAAACTCATTCCGGGTGATCGTCCCGTTGACCGGCCCGGCAATAACCGTTCCCCCATTACCCGGCGTGCCATTCCAGAGGCGCAGGTCGACAACGCCGGTGATCGTTGAGGTTGTTCCGCTGTTAATCTCGTACCCATACAACGTTATGGCCGACGGACGCCAGCCGTTGCCGCTCACCGTAAAATCATCGGCAAGGCGCGCTCTGGTTATCCCGTCGGGGGGTTCGGTCACGGCTCTAACGGGGTCGGCCAGGAAACCGAAGGCCTCAATGTCATCTTGCCTGACGCTTCGTCCCGGCTCAGTCACAAACGTACCGTTCGTGAACAACGGATTGGTCGAACAGGAGGGTTGCACATTGGCCCGCGCGGGTGGCGGAGGCAGCATGGGGCTGCCAACGATCCCTAGCGCCAGGCCAATGATCAGGGCCATGCGGGTCAACATTCTGCGTGCAGATGACGACATAGCGGAGGGCCTCCCTTGACCTTGCCAGAATCCAGATCTGCTTGTTTGAGCGGTCGCGCCGTTGAGAGAGCTCGCAGGTTCGATGCCGAGCGTACCGCGGCCAGGTGAGACCCGGGTGAGACGGCAATTATCTTTCACTGTAAAAAAGTTAATACATTGATTATTCGCGCTGTAGTAGTCATAGTACGTGCTACGATGAGGATTTTGTTAGGGAGAAGGCCGCGTCGCTCTGAAAACCGCGTTCCAGCGCGGTGCGCCGATGGAGGCAACGTGAGGGTGCACACGCCCGGGCCCCAGCAATCCTGGCCAGGGCGCAGTTTCGTCGTGGGAGCGGCGCCTGTTGGAAAAATCAGGTTATCCGAAAGCTCTCCGCGAAAGCTTCGCGCTCTCAGAACTTCCGCATCAGATAGAGGCGCAGGGGAAACCTTTATTCCTGTCTTCAACTGTGCGGGAGCATGGCAAAAAAAGCGCGGCCTACGCCGCGCCTCGGAACTGGTGGGCCCCCAGGGATTCGAACCCTGAACCAATTGATTAAGAGTCAACTGCTCTACCGTTGAGCTAGAGGCCCACTGGACATTATAGCCAGCCTGCCCCGCCTTGTCAAACTGGTGCGGTCGCTCTACAATACGGGCAGCGGCGCGCATCTGCGCGCCACTGTTGCCCTGGCGCCGATAGCCCGTATGCCGATTGACGATTATTTTCAAGAGTACGGCCCCATCCAGCGGCGGCGCGCCGGCAGGCGGCCGGAGTTCGAGCCACCCTCCCGCGAGCCAGAGCCGTCCCCTCCACGCCGGGCGCGCCGCCTGCCGGCGCGCCGCCGCCGTCGCGGCGTGACCGGCCTGGTGCTCCTGCTGGCGCTGCTGGCGCTGGCGCCCCTGGTCCTGCCCTATGTCCTGGACCTCGTCTATCCCGACACGGCGCTGCCCGGCGTGTCCATCCAGGGCCAGCCTGTCGCCGGGCTGTCCCGCGAGACGATCAATGCCGAGCTTGGGGAGCGTTACCGCCCCTTCCTGTCACAGCCTGTCGCCCTGACCTACGCTGGCGAGACCTGGACGCCCTCGCTCACCGAGCTGGGGGTGCGTTTCGATACTGAAGCGGTAGCCAGGGCGGCCGTAGCCGCCGGGCGCCACGGCGATCCGCTCACCCGACTGCGTGAACTGTGGCAACTCTGGCGCCATGGCCTCGATGTCACCCCGCGCCTGGTAGTGGACCAGCGGGCCTTGCAGAGTTATCTGCTCGGTGTGGCGCTGCTGATTGAGCGCCCGCCGGAGAATGCCGCCCTGAGCATCGCCACCGGGCGCGTGGTGGGCACGCCCGGCGCCGCCGGAGTGCAGGTGCTGGTTGACGCGACCGCCAACGACGTGCTGCTGGCACTGCGCGACCTGCAGCCCCGCGAGGTCGCCGTGCGCACCCACCGGCTCGATCCGCCGATCGGTGATGAGGCTCTCGTCACCGCGCAAAGCCAGGCGGTCGCCCTGCTCCAGAGCCCGATTGAGCTGCGCCACAACGAGCGCGTGTGGGTCTGGCCGCCAGAGCGCCTGGCGGAGTTGCTGCGCGTGGAAGCCGTCGCGGGCCGGCTGGAGTTGCAGGTGGATGCCGAGCGCCTTGCCCGTGCCGTGGAGGGGCTGGCCCAGCAGGTTGATACCGGCACCGCCGAGCCGCGCCTGCGCTTCGCTGATGGCGCGCTGCGGATTGTCGAACCCGGCCGCCCCGGCTGGCGCCTGCGCCAGGAGGAGACCGCGACAGCCCTGCGCCAGTTGCTCCTCAGTCCTTCGCCCATCACCCGGACCCTGACCCTCCCGGTGGATGCGTTGCAACCCCGGATCACCGCCGCGAACCTCGACAGCCTGGGCATCACCGGCCTGGTCGCCGAAGGGAAGAGCAGCTTCGCCGGCTCCGCCGCCTACCGCATCACGAACATCAAAGCCGGGGCGCGCCGTATGGACGGCGTTCTGATCGCCCCCGACGAGGAGTTTTCGTTCAATCGGCAACTCGGCGAGGTCAACGCTGAGAACGGTTTCGTCGAGGGCTACGCGAT is a window encoding:
- a CDS encoding nickel-dependent hydrogenase large subunit, with the protein product MAKLVIDPITRIEGHLRIEAVVERGRVKEAWSSGTMFRGVEIILKGRDPRDAWVFTQRFCGVCTTVHALTSVRAVENALNITIPDNARIIRNIIDGAQHIQDHVIHFYHLHALDWVDVVSALKADPGETAALAQSISSWPKSSANYFKTVQNRVKTFVESGQLGLFANGYWGHPAYKLPPEANLLGVAHYLEALDWQREFIKIHALLGGKNPHLQTYLVGGMAIPVDPNSQIAINAQRIAQMKQWAAMARDFVEQVYIPDLLAIASFYKDWASIGGGLGNYLTYGDFPRKTIDRPEEFWIPRGVVLNKNLGAPPSVMEQERVTEYVAHSWYTYADGDDKGKHPWQGETSPRYTGPKPPYEFLDTNGKYSWLKAPRYNDTPMEVGPLARMIVSYAAGHPDVRATVNGVLQKLGVGPEALFSTLGRVAARGIETLLMTRELDRWIDELAANMARGDLSIHNGERWRPETWPREAEGWGFMEAPRGALGHWVRIKNGKIENYQAVVPSTWNGSPRDARGQPGAYEASLVDTPVADPEQPLEILRTIHSFDPCIACAVHVFNGNGRELTRIQVV
- the cybH gene encoding Ni/Fe-hydrogenase, b-type cytochrome subunit, which translates into the protein MRRRVYVWEVPVRLTHWVNVVCIVVLSFTGYYIGNPYITVSGREPYAPNFMGLMRSIHFITAYIFIASILLRTYWAFRGNAWASWRGLFPFLTREGRKNMGHALQYYLFIRRNPPEVAGHNALAGTTYMIIVFLYLLITFTGLALYGLMHPASIWRPLTAWVFTIVDAQILRLTHHLIMYLLIAFAIHHIYSAWLVDMEEGNGLMSSIFSGFKFLRMDQQPDWIENRMAAPQVEPQTRAAPSERTTAD
- a CDS encoding B12-binding domain-containing radical SAM protein; this translates as MSTLISPDMIEVAPRQIIPPGVPRKRWLIIQPKSETPLMVDSGKVSMPLNLLMVATLVSRHFDVDFIDERIGDQVPEDFTPYDVVAITSRTLNAKKAYAIADRARAQGRYVILGGVHPTMMIEEAGAHSDTVVFGEIESVYEDLAADLYRKNARPVYRPSDGWRPLNAFDRPDFSFARRSPNSRRYSFRIPLLATKGCPVGCNFCCTPRIYGKNFRVRGVEQVIEEIKFRQHEAGKPNIHISFMDDNICFKPAFAEELFHAMVGLGVKWNANISMNFLEKPHVAELAKNAGCEMLNIGFESVSPETIKYVHKGSNRVGRYEEVVANVHKNGIAIQGYFIFGFDTDTLDSFQHTYEFIMRNRIEFPVFTIATPFPGTPWYEEMKPRIVQHDWNKYDTFHYMYEPARIGRDEFLKAFIKIQREIYSWPNILKRLGPRKPDWVWIVNIAMHYFTRRITPEMLL
- the hybD gene encoding HyaD/HybD family hydrogenase maturation endopeptidase, whose product is MHLTPETAPSSALVLGLGNLLLSDEGIGVHVVQRLSQRYQVPEQVQILDGGTLGLGLLPYLQGVTHLLVIDAIEAGQPPGAVVRLEGEEIPAALAHKMSMHQVGLQELLALSQLSGDIPAHIVLIGVQPASLEPGLEPSPLIAALLDTLADRVAGELRAWGFELEGPTF
- a CDS encoding IPT/TIG domain-containing protein, which encodes MSSSARRMLTRMALIIGLALGIVGSPMLPPPPARANVQPSCSTNPLFTNGTFVTEPGRSVRQDDIEAFGFLADPVRAVTEPPDGITRARLADDFTVSGNGWRPSAITLYGYEINSGTTSTITGVVDLRLWNGTPGNGGTVIAGPVNGTITRNEFTGVYRVPSDNTNNQSRPIMALTLAWPFNVTTLAPGTYWLEYGLTGDDNLRGPWTPPTNATSGNARQLNLTGGEPGTWSVRTDYPPRATSGRTFELPFVICGNPVPAITSLSPASATAGGDTFTLTVNGSGFSNNSVVRWNGTPRSTTFVSATQLTAQIPASDIAAAGTANVTVLNPNPDVESAASTFTINNPAPAITSLSPASATAGGPAFTLTVTGSNFVNGAVVRWNDTDRPTTFVSATQLTAQIPASDIAAAGTASITVVNPAPGGGTSNSVTFTINASNPVPAITSLSPATVTAGGPAFTLTVTGSNFVNGAVVRWNGADRPTTFVSATQLTAQIPASDIAAAGTASITVVNPAPGGGVSGAATLTIRSTGLVYLPLIRR
- a CDS encoding radical SAM protein, whose protein sequence is MSISTSMRTNDVPIIQVYNDGSGAAPQTRHSPLRDPASVRPLRILLITPKGKKEEDSSQKALFSMAIGVLVSITPPQHHIELVDELFGDPIPYDGDYDLVGITTRTMNANRAYEIADAFRRRGTPVVLGGVHVSFNPEEAAPHADSVVIGEAENLWALLLQDLADGALKPQYNARDFPPVTEVPAIDYERIFNASKRGQVDARKSIPIYMTRGCPYTCSFCVTPNFTGRLYRIQSPEKIRQQIETARRVWFKPTRYGSKPWFMFTDENLGVNKQRLWEILTILAECDIKFSSFISLKFLDDPKTVELLVKAGCVMALVGFESINQETLKAYNKGRINTAQDYARIIRNCRRAGLNIQGNFLVNPAIDTYEDMAATEKFVRENALMMPIYSILTPYPGTQLYRQYKAAGLVVDEDWDKYTAHNLVVRCDRYDPLEYQLTYMKHFLYMYSWSAIARRVLLNRNKLINLVTSLLFRHNLQDQIKSIKSGKRLPVPQPRRSESVSEVAHEVGQGA
- a CDS encoding VanW family protein, whose protein sequence is MRSLYNTGSGAHLRATVALAPIARMPIDDYFQEYGPIQRRRAGRRPEFEPPSREPEPSPPRRARRLPARRRRRGVTGLVLLLALLALAPLVLPYVLDLVYPDTALPGVSIQGQPVAGLSRETINAELGERYRPFLSQPVALTYAGETWTPSLTELGVRFDTEAVARAAVAAGRHGDPLTRLRELWQLWRHGLDVTPRLVVDQRALQSYLLGVALLIERPPENAALSIATGRVVGTPGAAGVQVLVDATANDVLLALRDLQPREVAVRTHRLDPPIGDEALVTAQSQAVALLQSPIELRHNERVWVWPPERLAELLRVEAVAGRLELQVDAERLARAVEGLAQQVDTGTAEPRLRFADGALRIVEPGRPGWRLRQEETATALRQLLLSPSPITRTLTLPVDALQPRITAANLDSLGITGLVAEGKSSFAGSAAYRITNIKAGARRMDGVLIAPDEEFSFNRQLGEVNAENGFVEGYAIIGNRTQLEWGGGVCQVSTTVFRAGFWAGLPITERHAHAFYISWYDRFGLGPYGDGQGLDAAIYTGVADLKFVNDTGAWLLMQTEVDEVNQVLTVQLYGAPPNRQVQLEGPLITNEVRAPAEPVYVDDPTLPRGAVRQSDVARSGRDITVYRVIVENGAEVSREAFFTRFRAWPNIFVRGTG